The following coding sequences are from one Myxococcales bacterium window:
- the gltX gene encoding glutamate--tRNA ligase: MSTPSASGPSLPVRVRIAPSPTGDPHVGTAYIALFNYVFAKKHGGQFVLRIEDTDQTRSHPESEKAILRALSWVGLSWDEGPDVGGPHGPYRQSERADLYRQAAARLVESGTAYRCFCSSERMEQVRKAQQAAGGFQGYDRHCREIDPAQAEARAASGESFVIRLKMPTEGQTLVKDLLRGDVSFENTQIDDQVLLKSDGFPTYHLANVVDDHDMKITHVIRAEEWLVSTPKHEALYRAFGWQPPVWVHMPLLRNNDKSKISKRKNPVSLDYYRDAGFLPEALLNYLGTMGWSIAGDRDRFTLDEMIQAFTFDRVSLGGPVFDLVKLSAMNAQYLRSLDDQQIVDRLRAWRFSDAYLRGLVPLVRERIAVLSDFVGKTDFFFQGDVDHAAMVSELFPKKRSRKETVDLLKQLVEWLDTQRDFAPAVLEPGVRAFAEKVGWAPKEVFMLLRTGATARKATPPLFETLDVLGRDLVRHRLRECLKFMATLPEAPAS; the protein is encoded by the coding sequence ATGAGCACCCCCTCTGCCTCGGGCCCCTCGTTGCCGGTCCGCGTCCGCATCGCACCGTCCCCCACGGGGGACCCTCACGTGGGCACGGCGTACATCGCGCTCTTCAACTACGTTTTTGCCAAGAAGCACGGCGGCCAGTTCGTGTTGCGCATCGAGGATACGGATCAAACCCGGTCTCATCCCGAGTCTGAAAAAGCCATTCTGCGCGCCTTGTCCTGGGTGGGGCTTTCGTGGGACGAGGGGCCCGACGTGGGAGGCCCTCACGGCCCTTATCGTCAGTCGGAGCGAGCGGACCTCTATAGACAGGCTGCCGCGCGCTTGGTGGAAAGCGGAACCGCCTACCGGTGCTTCTGTTCGTCTGAACGCATGGAACAGGTGCGCAAAGCCCAGCAGGCTGCCGGCGGCTTCCAGGGCTATGATCGACACTGCCGCGAGATCGACCCTGCCCAGGCAGAGGCCCGCGCGGCCTCGGGCGAATCGTTCGTGATTCGCCTGAAGATGCCCACCGAGGGGCAAACCCTCGTCAAGGACCTGCTGCGCGGGGACGTCAGCTTCGAGAACACCCAGATCGATGACCAGGTGCTGCTCAAGTCGGACGGCTTTCCCACCTACCACCTGGCCAACGTGGTGGACGACCACGACATGAAGATCACGCATGTGATCCGGGCCGAGGAGTGGCTCGTGTCGACCCCGAAGCACGAAGCGCTCTACCGCGCCTTCGGCTGGCAGCCGCCGGTCTGGGTGCACATGCCCTTGCTCCGCAACAACGACAAATCGAAGATCTCGAAGCGCAAAAATCCCGTTTCGCTCGACTATTACCGGGATGCGGGTTTTTTGCCCGAAGCCTTGCTGAACTACCTCGGGACCATGGGGTGGTCGATTGCGGGCGATCGCGATCGCTTCACCCTCGACGAAATGATCCAGGCATTCACCTTCGATCGCGTCAGCCTGGGCGGTCCCGTGTTCGATCTGGTGAAGCTCTCCGCGATGAACGCGCAATACCTGCGCAGTCTCGACGATCAGCAGATCGTCGATCGGCTGCGGGCCTGGCGCTTCTCGGACGCTTACCTGCGCGGCTTGGTGCCCCTGGTGCGCGAGCGGATCGCCGTGCTTTCGGACTTCGTGGGGAAGACGGACTTTTTCTTTCAGGGAGACGTGGACCACGCCGCCATGGTCTCGGAGCTCTTCCCGAAAAAACGCAGCCGCAAGGAGACCGTCGACCTGCTCAAGCAGCTCGTCGAGTGGCTCGACACCCAGCGTGACTTTGCGCCCGCGGTGCTCGAACCGGGCGTGCGCGCCTTTGCCGAGAAGGTGGGTTGGGCGCCCAAGGAGGTGTTCATGCTTCTGCGCACGGGCGCCACGGCTCGCAAAGCCACCCCCCCTCTCTTCGAGACCCTGGACGTGCTCGGCCGCGATCTGGTGCGTCACCGCTTGCGTGAATGCCTGAAGTTCATGGCCACCCTGCCCGAGGCCCCGGCCAGCTGA
- a CDS encoding EAL domain-containing protein, with protein sequence MRITSGSLTQAVALEPTGPPRPPSRARALLCLASIATYAAVAWPLARWVGESAFLLSFVAIITAAGAGGLVWGSVAALCAAAVNVLVASRLEHLPTVEIVARGIVGILSGVVVGAGVGHLKDLSRRLAHELREKERMQEAAHFLAFHDPVTGLPNRVLLTDRLRLELAHAQRDSSRVAVMFVDVDNFKKVNDTLGHVTGDELLEKVATSLRGCLRKSDTVARFGGDEFVLVLPGLQTEDNVSSIAAKVLRLQDQPILLGGTHKIFVTFSIGVAVYPGDGDDCDTLLKNADTAMNRAKADGRRRLYTFNPTMNANATQRLELEADLRHAVGREELVVFYQPQIDPESSRVIGLEALVRWNHGERGLISPALFIPLAEETGVIQEIGTWVLEESCRQIKAFEQAGYEGLRIAVNLSPVQLRDPHVVTRVDEILQRTGLDPTNLELEITEAVLMQGDSSCREHLARLRALGIQLAIDDFGTGYSSLAYLKRFRVDALKIDRSFVMDMGTDHNSETLVKAMIAIAQALGLRTVAEGVETDEQRQRLVALGVDEMQGFFFSKPLPAAEIVAKLTKGKVKRSTPHPARAAV encoded by the coding sequence GTGAGAATCACGAGCGGCTCCTTGACGCAAGCCGTGGCCTTGGAGCCCACCGGCCCGCCCCGCCCTCCGTCACGTGCCCGCGCCCTGCTGTGTCTGGCTTCGATCGCGACCTACGCCGCGGTGGCGTGGCCCCTCGCGCGCTGGGTGGGGGAGAGCGCGTTTTTGCTCTCCTTCGTGGCCATCATCACCGCGGCCGGAGCCGGCGGGCTCGTGTGGGGTTCGGTCGCTGCGCTCTGCGCCGCTGCGGTCAACGTGCTGGTCGCCTCACGCCTCGAGCACCTGCCAACGGTCGAGATAGTGGCCCGCGGCATCGTGGGCATCCTGTCGGGTGTGGTGGTGGGTGCGGGGGTGGGTCACCTCAAGGACCTCAGCCGCCGTCTCGCGCACGAGCTGCGGGAGAAGGAGCGCATGCAGGAGGCGGCGCACTTTTTGGCGTTTCACGATCCCGTGACAGGGCTTCCGAACCGCGTGTTGCTCACCGACCGTCTCCGGCTCGAGCTGGCCCACGCCCAGCGCGACAGCTCCCGTGTGGCGGTCATGTTCGTCGACGTCGACAACTTCAAGAAGGTGAACGACACCCTCGGGCACGTGACGGGGGACGAGCTGCTCGAAAAGGTGGCCACGTCATTGCGCGGCTGCCTGCGCAAGTCCGACACGGTGGCCCGCTTTGGCGGTGACGAGTTCGTGCTCGTGCTGCCGGGGCTTCAGACCGAAGACAACGTCTCGTCCATCGCGGCCAAGGTGCTGAGGCTTCAGGACCAGCCCATCCTGCTGGGAGGCACACACAAGATCTTCGTCACGTTCAGCATCGGCGTGGCCGTGTATCCGGGCGACGGCGACGACTGCGACACCCTGCTCAAGAACGCTGACACCGCCATGAACCGCGCCAAGGCCGATGGCCGCAGGCGGCTTTACACCTTCAACCCCACGATGAACGCCAACGCGACCCAGCGCCTCGAGCTGGAGGCCGACCTGCGCCACGCCGTGGGCCGGGAGGAGCTGGTGGTGTTTTACCAACCCCAGATCGACCCTGAATCGAGCCGGGTGATCGGGCTCGAGGCGCTCGTTCGGTGGAACCACGGCGAACGGGGGCTCATCAGTCCCGCGCTCTTCATTCCCCTGGCCGAGGAAACGGGGGTCATTCAGGAGATCGGCACGTGGGTTCTGGAAGAAAGCTGCCGCCAGATCAAAGCCTTTGAGCAGGCAGGCTACGAGGGGCTGCGCATCGCCGTGAACCTCTCCCCCGTGCAGCTGCGCGATCCTCACGTCGTCACCCGCGTCGACGAAATCCTGCAGCGCACGGGGCTCGACCCCACCAACCTCGAGCTCGAGATCACCGAGGCCGTGCTGATGCAAGGTGACTCCAGCTGCCGTGAGCACCTGGCGCGGTTGCGCGCGCTCGGCATCCAGCTGGCCATCGACGACTTTGGCACGGGTTACTCCTCCCTTGCCTACCTGAAGCGCTTCCGGGTGGACGCCCTCAAGATCGATCGCTCGTTCGTGATGGACATGGGCACCGACCACAACTCGGAGACCCTGGTCAAAGCCATGATCGCCATCGCGCAGGCGCTCGGGTTGCGCACGGTGGCCGAAGGGGTGGAGACCGACGAGCAACGCCAGCGGCTGGTGGCCCTGGGCGTGGACGAAATGCAGGGCTTTTTCTTCAGCAAGCCGCTGCCGGCGGCCGAAATCGTGGCCAAGCTCACGAAGGGCAAGGTGAAGCGCAGCACGCCCCACCCCGCCCGTGCGGCCGTGTGA